A window from Opitutia bacterium ISCC 52 encodes these proteins:
- a CDS encoding Gfo/Idh/MocA family oxidoreductase → MTETNNTLKGILVGCGFMGGMHAQIYTQLKGVELVAAVDHRPEPSAEKLKSFGISIPVFASLNEAEAEADFVDICMPTQHHLGNALQTIEAGKALFCEKPLALILEEADQIVAAANASGTFAQVGHCIRFWPEYQALMDYHRSGQGGKLLSLNLVRRSARPAYGASNWLNNADLSGGAALDLHIHDSDFALALLGEPKSFTSRIKEDFSGPAHIFTLMDYGDLTVTTEGGWNYPEKWGFQMSFQAIYEKAVLDYDSKNDKGLMICEHDQEPRSMEIAKPDSGESTADEGNVSDLGGYYNELLYFTNCLKEGKAPAIATLEDARSSLALTLNEIESASAVPSL, encoded by the coding sequence ATGACTGAAACAAACAACACCTTAAAAGGCATTCTCGTCGGCTGCGGTTTCATGGGCGGCATGCATGCCCAAATCTACACTCAATTAAAGGGTGTCGAGCTCGTAGCGGCCGTGGACCATCGTCCAGAACCGAGTGCAGAAAAACTAAAGTCTTTTGGCATCTCCATTCCCGTTTTTGCATCTCTGAATGAAGCCGAAGCAGAAGCTGATTTCGTGGACATTTGCATGCCTACTCAACATCACCTGGGCAATGCGCTACAAACGATTGAAGCCGGCAAAGCCTTATTCTGCGAAAAACCACTGGCCCTCATTCTGGAGGAAGCCGATCAGATAGTAGCCGCCGCCAATGCTTCAGGCACGTTCGCTCAAGTCGGTCATTGTATCCGGTTCTGGCCCGAGTACCAGGCATTGATGGATTACCATCGATCGGGGCAAGGAGGAAAACTGTTGAGCTTAAATCTGGTTCGACGATCCGCTCGCCCCGCCTACGGAGCCAGCAATTGGCTGAACAACGCTGACCTTTCTGGAGGCGCAGCATTGGACCTTCACATTCACGACAGCGATTTTGCCCTCGCTCTACTAGGAGAACCCAAGTCCTTCACTAGTCGAATAAAAGAGGACTTTAGTGGACCTGCCCACATTTTCACATTAATGGACTACGGAGATCTCACCGTCACAACCGAAGGTGGGTGGAACTACCCTGAGAAGTGGGGTTTCCAAATGTCCTTTCAAGCTATCTACGAAAAGGCCGTTCTGGATTACGATTCCAAAAACGATAAAGGACTCATGATTTGTGAACATGACCAGGAACCCCGATCAATGGAGATCGCAAAGCCGGACTCTGGAGAATCGACAGCAGACGAAGGGAATGTTTCTGATCTCGGAGGATACTACAATGAACTCCTCTACTTCACAAATTGTTTAAAGGAGGGGAAAGCTCCAGCCATTGCCACGCTGGAAGATGCCCGATCTTCACTAGCCCTTACACTCAATGAAATTGAATCTGCCTCAGCCGTTCCCAGCTTGTGA
- a CDS encoding sugar phosphate isomerase/epimerase — MKKSISIWSFYGDWDLTQKFQIAKDAGFEGFEIDLSRDGPITLDSTDEDLDAIAEQASDEGITLSGVATGMYWEFNPASAKDKIRAKARQVLEKQIRVASRLHIDTILVVPGAVGADFIPDCEEIPYDLALKRATNFIRSAVPLAEELGVNIGIENVWNKFLLSPLEMKFFIDQFDTPHVGSYFDVGNVLASGYPEHWITILGERIKRAHFKDFRKAVGTVDGFCDLLSGDVNWPAVTKSLKEVGYDGWVAAEMIPPVPFYKYAPETLIENTSRAMDKIFAM; from the coding sequence GTGAAAAAATCAATCAGCATCTGGTCCTTCTATGGTGATTGGGACCTTACACAAAAATTCCAAATCGCAAAGGATGCGGGATTCGAAGGCTTCGAAATCGATCTCAGTCGTGACGGACCTATTACCCTCGATTCCACAGATGAAGACCTCGATGCAATCGCTGAACAAGCCAGCGATGAAGGCATCACACTGAGTGGTGTAGCTACCGGCATGTATTGGGAATTCAACCCGGCAAGCGCCAAAGACAAAATACGAGCGAAGGCAAGACAAGTATTAGAAAAACAAATACGAGTCGCCTCACGTCTTCACATTGATACTATTCTTGTGGTTCCAGGAGCCGTAGGAGCTGATTTCATTCCTGACTGCGAAGAGATCCCTTACGATCTGGCCCTCAAACGAGCCACCAATTTCATCAGATCTGCTGTTCCTCTCGCCGAGGAATTGGGAGTCAATATCGGGATCGAAAATGTCTGGAACAAGTTCTTGCTCAGCCCGCTTGAAATGAAGTTTTTCATCGATCAATTCGATACGCCTCATGTGGGAAGTTATTTCGACGTAGGCAACGTCCTTGCATCTGGCTACCCCGAACATTGGATAACGATCCTGGGCGAACGCATTAAGCGCGCTCACTTCAAAGATTTCCGAAAAGCCGTGGGCACGGTGGATGGCTTTTGTGATCTGCTTTCAGGAGATGTCAATTGGCCGGCCGTTACGAAGTCACTTAAAGAAGTGGGTTACGATGGCTGGGTGGCCGCCGAAATGATTCCACCTGTTCCCTTTTACAAATACGCACCCGAAACACTCATCGAAAACACCTCGCGCGCCATGGATAAGATATTTGCCATGTAA